Proteins from a genomic interval of Mycolicibacterium grossiae:
- a CDS encoding glutamate ABC transporter substrate-binding protein, which translates to MAAVAAIAVALPLSLTACGGSGGGSDENKIVIGTKFDQPGLGLKNPDGKMTGFDVDVATYVAKELGYTPEQIEWKESPSSQRETLIQNDQVKFIAATYSITDARKEKVSFAGPYLVTGQSLLVKADNTDITGAPSLQNNKKLCSVSGSTPAQRIKDEYPGVQLQQYDTYSACIEALKNGAIDAVTTDEVILAGYAAQSPGTFKIVGEPFSEERYGIGLKKDDNELQKKINDAIAKMESDGAWKAAFEKNLGPAGIQVPSPPALDQN; encoded by the coding sequence TTGGCCGCGGTCGCGGCGATCGCCGTCGCGCTGCCGCTGTCGCTGACCGCATGCGGGGGTAGCGGCGGTGGGTCCGACGAGAACAAGATCGTCATCGGCACCAAGTTCGACCAGCCCGGCCTGGGCCTGAAGAACCCGGACGGCAAGATGACCGGCTTCGACGTCGACGTCGCCACGTACGTGGCGAAGGAGCTGGGCTACACCCCCGAGCAGATCGAGTGGAAGGAATCCCCCTCGAGCCAGCGCGAGACGCTGATCCAGAACGACCAGGTGAAGTTCATCGCCGCCACGTACTCGATCACCGACGCCCGCAAGGAGAAGGTCAGCTTCGCCGGCCCCTACCTGGTGACCGGCCAGAGCCTGCTGGTGAAGGCCGACAACACCGACATCACCGGCGCACCGTCGCTGCAGAACAACAAGAAGCTGTGCTCGGTCAGCGGCTCGACGCCGGCGCAGCGCATCAAGGACGAGTACCCGGGCGTGCAGCTGCAGCAGTACGACACCTACTCGGCGTGCATCGAGGCGCTGAAGAACGGCGCGATCGACGCTGTGACGACCGACGAGGTGATCCTCGCCGGGTACGCCGCGCAGAGCCCCGGCACCTTCAAGATCGTCGGCGAGCCGTTCTCCGAGGAGCGCTACGGCATCGGCCTGAAGAAGGATGACAACGAGCTGCAGAAGAAGATCAACGACGCCATCGCGAAGATGGAGTCCGACGGCGCATGGAAGGCGGCGTTCGAGAAGAACCTCGGTCCCGCGGGCATCCAGGTGCCCAGCCCGCCGGCGCTCGACCAGAACTGA
- a CDS encoding amino acid ABC transporter ATP-binding protein codes for MISMQAVNKHFGSLHVLKDINLDVPRGQVVVVLGPSGSGKSTLCRTINRLEPIDSGSIAVDGQPLPAEGRKLAELRSEVGMVFQSFNLFAHKTIVENVMLAPVKVRRTGRDEARRNAMALLERVGVANQADKYPAQLSGGQQQRVAIARSLAMNPKVMLFDEPTSALDPEMINEVLAVMSSLAADGMTMLVVTHEMGFARRASNRVVFMADGAIVEDAAPEQFFNDPKSDRAKDFLGKILNH; via the coding sequence ATGATCTCGATGCAGGCCGTCAACAAGCACTTCGGCAGCCTGCACGTTTTGAAGGACATCAACCTCGACGTGCCCCGCGGCCAGGTGGTCGTCGTGCTGGGCCCGTCCGGTTCGGGCAAGTCGACGTTGTGCCGCACCATCAATCGGTTGGAGCCGATCGACTCGGGCAGCATCGCGGTCGACGGGCAGCCGCTGCCCGCCGAGGGCCGCAAGCTCGCCGAGCTGCGCTCCGAGGTCGGCATGGTGTTCCAGTCCTTCAACCTGTTCGCCCACAAGACGATCGTCGAGAACGTCATGCTCGCGCCGGTGAAGGTGCGCAGGACGGGCAGGGACGAGGCGCGCCGCAACGCGATGGCCCTGCTCGAGCGGGTGGGCGTGGCCAACCAGGCCGACAAGTACCCGGCGCAGCTCTCCGGCGGCCAGCAGCAGCGCGTGGCGATCGCACGGTCGCTGGCGATGAACCCGAAGGTCATGCTCTTCGACGAGCCGACCAGCGCGCTGGATCCGGAGATGATCAACGAGGTGCTGGCGGTGATGTCGTCGCTGGCGGCCGACGGGATGACGATGCTCGTGGTGACCCACGAGATGGGGTTCGCGCGGCGCGCCTCCAACCGGGTGGTGTTCATGGCCGACGGCGCGATCGTCGAGGACGCCGCCCCCGAGCAGTTCTTCAACGACCCGAAATCCGACCGTGCCAAGGACTTCCTCGGCAAGATCCTCAACCACTAG
- a CDS encoding amino acid ABC transporter permease has translation MEVFSEYRGQIFEAFWTTIQLTVFSAVGALVLGTVLAAMRLSPVPVLNWLGTAYVNVVRNTPLTLIILFCSFGLSQTLGITLVDAQSVTSIEDSNFRLATLGLTVYTASFVCETIRSGVNTVPLGQAEAARSLGLTFGQNLRMVLLPQAFRAVLIPLGSVLIALTKNTTIASAIGVAEAALLMKEMIENTAALLTIGTIFALGFIVLTLPLGLLFGWLGRRWAVAR, from the coding sequence GTGGAGGTCTTCTCCGAGTATCGCGGCCAGATCTTCGAGGCGTTCTGGACCACGATCCAGTTGACGGTGTTCTCGGCCGTGGGTGCGTTGGTGCTCGGCACGGTGCTGGCGGCGATGCGGTTGTCGCCGGTGCCGGTGCTGAACTGGCTGGGCACCGCGTACGTCAACGTCGTACGCAACACCCCGCTGACGCTGATCATCCTGTTCTGCTCGTTCGGTCTGTCCCAGACGCTCGGCATCACGCTGGTCGACGCCCAGTCGGTGACGTCGATCGAGGACAGCAATTTCCGGCTGGCCACGCTCGGGTTGACCGTCTACACGGCGTCGTTCGTCTGCGAGACCATCCGCTCCGGGGTGAACACGGTGCCGCTCGGCCAGGCCGAGGCGGCCCGGTCGCTGGGGCTGACGTTCGGACAGAACCTGCGAATGGTATTGCTGCCGCAGGCCTTTCGCGCGGTGCTGATCCCGTTGGGCTCGGTGCTGATCGCGTTGACGAAGAACACGACGATCGCGTCGGCGATCGGCGTCGCGGAGGCGGCCCTGCTGATGAAGGAGATGATCGAGAACACCGCGGCGCTGCTGACGATCGGCACGATCTTCGCCCTCGGGTTCATCGTGTTGACGCTGCCGTTGGGACTGCTGTTCGGGTGGTTGGGTAGGCGATGGGCGGTGGCGCGCTGA
- a CDS encoding amino acid ABC transporter permease, whose amino-acid sequence MSGGSSVLFDAPGPRARLRNHVVTAVTVVVIALVAWVVLSRLQAKGQLDAAKWEPFTTPELWTTYVLPGVEGTLTAAAVSIVLALLLGFALGVGRMSTHGPVRWFCAIVVEFFRAVPVLIMMIFAYFLYALYDVFPGEYLALAGVITGLTLYNGAVIAEIVRAGVHALPRGQTEAASALGLRWGQTMRSILLPQAITSMLPVLVSQMVVVLKDTAIGYQITFVEMVRQGTVVGSSYGNYIPALIVIAVLMIAVNFALSAFATWLEGRLRRSRRGPAPLEAEAVETDGAPGARVV is encoded by the coding sequence ATGAGCGGCGGATCCTCGGTCCTCTTCGACGCACCCGGCCCGCGGGCGCGACTGCGCAACCACGTCGTCACGGCGGTGACGGTGGTCGTGATCGCCCTAGTGGCGTGGGTGGTGCTGTCCCGCTTGCAGGCCAAGGGCCAGTTGGACGCGGCGAAGTGGGAACCGTTCACCACCCCGGAGCTGTGGACGACCTACGTGTTACCGGGCGTCGAGGGCACGCTGACGGCGGCGGCGGTGTCGATCGTGCTGGCGTTGCTGCTGGGTTTCGCACTCGGCGTGGGACGCATGTCCACGCACGGGCCGGTGCGGTGGTTCTGCGCGATCGTCGTGGAGTTCTTCCGCGCCGTTCCGGTGCTGATCATGATGATCTTCGCGTACTTCCTCTACGCGCTGTACGACGTCTTCCCCGGTGAGTACCTCGCACTCGCGGGCGTGATCACGGGGCTGACGCTCTACAACGGTGCGGTGATCGCGGAGATCGTGCGGGCGGGCGTGCATGCGCTGCCGCGCGGGCAGACGGAGGCGGCGTCGGCGCTGGGGCTGCGGTGGGGCCAGACGATGCGGTCGATCCTGCTGCCGCAGGCGATCACGTCGATGCTCCCGGTGCTGGTCTCGCAGATGGTGGTGGTCCTGAAGGACACCGCGATCGGCTACCAGATCACCTTCGTCGAGATGGTCCGCCAGGGCACGGTGGTGGGCTCCTCGTACGGCAACTACATCCCGGCGCTCATCGTGATCGCGGTGCTGATGATCGCGGTGAACTTCGCGCTGTCGGCGTTCGCGACGTGGCTGGAGGGCCGGTTGCGGCGGTCGCGCCGCGGCCCGGCGCCGCTGGAGGCCGAGGCCGTCGAGACCGACGGCGCGCCGGGCGCCCGGGTCGTCTAG
- the recA gene encoding recombinase RecA, giving the protein MAPQAPDREKALELALAQIDKNFGKGSVMRLGEDVRPPISVIPTGSISLDVALGIGGLPRGRVIEIYGPESSGKTTVALHAVANAQAAGGIAAFIDAEHALDPEYAKKLGVDTDSLLVSQPDTGEQALEIADMLVRSGALDILVIDSVAALVPRAEIEGEMGDSHVGLQARLMSQALRKMTGALNNSGTTAIFINQLREKIGVMFGSPETTTGGKALKFYASVRLDVRRIETLKDGTDAVGNRTRVKVVKNKVSPPFKQAEFDILYGRGISREGSLIDMGVEHGFIRKSGSWFTYDGEQLGQGKENARNFLLENVDVANEIEKKIKEKLGIGAQLTDDAADVLPAPVDF; this is encoded by the coding sequence ATGGCACCACAGGCACCCGACCGCGAGAAGGCCCTCGAACTGGCGCTCGCGCAGATCGACAAGAACTTCGGCAAGGGCTCGGTCATGCGCCTCGGCGAGGACGTGCGCCCGCCGATCTCGGTCATCCCCACCGGTTCGATCTCGCTGGACGTCGCGCTCGGCATCGGCGGCCTGCCCCGCGGTCGCGTCATCGAGATCTACGGTCCGGAGTCCTCCGGCAAGACCACCGTCGCGCTGCACGCGGTGGCCAACGCTCAGGCCGCCGGCGGCATCGCCGCCTTCATCGACGCCGAGCACGCGCTGGATCCGGAGTACGCCAAGAAGCTCGGCGTCGACACCGACTCGCTGCTGGTCAGCCAGCCCGACACCGGTGAGCAGGCCCTCGAGATCGCCGACATGCTGGTGCGTTCCGGCGCGCTGGACATCCTGGTCATCGACTCGGTGGCCGCGCTGGTTCCGCGCGCCGAGATCGAGGGCGAGATGGGTGACAGCCACGTCGGTCTGCAGGCCCGCCTGATGAGCCAGGCGCTGCGCAAGATGACCGGTGCGCTGAACAACTCGGGCACCACCGCGATCTTCATCAACCAGCTGCGCGAGAAGATCGGCGTGATGTTCGGGTCTCCCGAGACCACCACGGGCGGCAAGGCGCTGAAGTTCTACGCCTCGGTGCGCCTGGACGTGCGCCGCATCGAGACGCTGAAGGACGGCACCGACGCGGTCGGCAACCGCACCCGCGTCAAGGTCGTGAAGAACAAGGTCTCGCCGCCGTTCAAGCAGGCCGAGTTCGACATCCTCTACGGCCGCGGCATCTCCCGCGAGGGTTCGCTCATCGACATGGGCGTCGAGCACGGCTTCATCCGCAAGTCCGGTTCCTGGTTCACCTACGACGGGGAGCAGCTGGGACAGGGCAAGGAGAACGCACGGAACTTCCTGCTGGAGAACGTCGACGTGGCCAACGAGATCGAGAAGAAGATCAAGGAGAAGCTCGGCATCGGTGCCCAGCTGACCGACGATGCCGCCGATGTCCTCCCCGCGCCGGTCGACTTCTGA
- the recX gene encoding recombination regulator RecX has product MSSPRRSTSDPTDSPSRDEQARALCLRLLTVRARTRAELAGHLEKRGYPDDVSRRVLDRLAHVGLVDDEDFAEQWVRSRRTHAGKGKRALAAELRTKGIDDDVIAGALAGIDAEAERARAEQLVADKLRRERLDEDTDETKVARRLVGMLARRGYHQSMAFDVVKVALASERERRRV; this is encoded by the coding sequence ATGTCCTCCCCGCGCCGGTCGACTTCTGATCCGACGGACTCCCCGTCGCGCGACGAGCAGGCGCGGGCGCTCTGCCTGCGCCTGCTCACCGTCCGGGCCCGCACCCGCGCCGAACTGGCCGGGCACCTGGAGAAGCGTGGCTACCCCGACGACGTGAGCCGGCGGGTGCTCGACCGGCTGGCTCACGTCGGCCTGGTCGACGACGAGGACTTCGCCGAACAGTGGGTGCGATCGCGACGCACCCACGCGGGCAAGGGAAAGCGCGCGCTGGCCGCCGAACTACGCACCAAGGGCATCGACGACGACGTCATCGCCGGGGCACTGGCCGGTATCGACGCCGAGGCCGAACGCGCCCGGGCCGAGCAACTGGTCGCCGACAAGCTCCGGCGCGAGCGGCTCGACGAGGACACCGACGAGACCAAGGTGGCCCGGCGGCTGGTGGGCATGCTCGCCCGTCGCGGCTATCACCAGTCCATGGCGTTCGACGTCGTCAAGGTCGCCCTGGCCAGCGAGCGGGAACGCCGGCGGGTCTAG